One Dysosmobacter welbionis DNA segment encodes these proteins:
- a CDS encoding helix-turn-helix transcriptional regulator translates to MESMNEEKELLEHVMKLMAEHFGKNCEIVLHDFMAPDNHTIIGIENGEVTGREIGGCVTNLGLEILNGKPAEDAFNYATYAENGHLLRSSSIYFHNSAGQPIGSLCINTDITDTTYFEKMLREYNNTHDYENREDASPKEVFMPDVHELLNRLIDQCIQKYGKPPKLLTKEEKIQFIADLDMKGAFVITKASDRVYSLLGISRYTFYTYLEQGRKMRGESRTPVE, encoded by the coding sequence ATGGAGTCCATGAATGAGGAGAAAGAACTGTTGGAACACGTGATGAAGCTGATGGCAGAGCATTTCGGGAAAAATTGCGAGATCGTGCTTCATGATTTTATGGCGCCTGACAACCATACAATCATCGGAATTGAAAATGGGGAGGTAACGGGCCGGGAGATTGGCGGATGCGTTACGAATCTGGGCTTGGAGATCCTCAACGGAAAACCGGCGGAGGATGCATTCAATTATGCCACCTATGCTGAAAATGGGCATCTTCTGCGGTCTTCCTCCATCTATTTTCACAACAGCGCTGGACAGCCCATCGGTTCCCTGTGCATCAACACGGATATTACGGATACCACGTATTTTGAAAAGATGCTGCGGGAATACAACAATACCCACGACTATGAAAACAGGGAAGATGCTTCTCCGAAGGAGGTCTTCATGCCGGACGTCCATGAGCTGCTGAATCGCCTGATCGACCAGTGCATCCAAAAATATGGAAAGCCTCCGAAGCTCCTGACCAAAGAGGAAAAAATTCAGTTTATCGCGGATCTGGATATGAAGGGGGCCTTTGTGATCACGAAGGCCAGCGATCGCGTCTACTCGCTGCTTGGGATTTCCCGATACACATTCTATACATATCTGGAGCAGGGGAGGAAAATGCGTGGGGAAAGCCGGACTCCTGTAGAATAA
- a CDS encoding Zn-dependent hydrolase, protein MMTVNGQRLQAHLEALADIARTPDGICRLSYSDSFWKSNAYVAQLMREAGMSVTTNPVGNVVGTYPGRSPTKITIGSHIDSVVNGGIFDGCLGVLAGIEAVHTLSEKGIVPEHSIDVVSFAEEEGIVITGLIGSRAYCGLPPTEPVLEKMGEFGFTLQDLAEAKYTGDIDYSLELHIEQGGVLESQKKDIGVVRSIIALRRYIVEFAGVANHAGTTPMTLRNDALVKAARFIMRVRQVVMETDPHMVGTVGHLEVQPNAMNVVPGRVALTLELRGLREDLLESVYQMLMEEFRKDIVSCRLTMEQPCFHMSETVQQSVRNAAQKLGLAAMTMDSGAGHDSMSLSQVTRVGMIFVPSVKGISHSKEEFTTWDDVTNGANVLLHALCDIDRLETPGR, encoded by the coding sequence ATGATGACCGTGAATGGCCAGCGGCTCCAAGCACATCTTGAGGCCCTGGCGGATATTGCCCGAACCCCGGACGGGATTTGCCGACTCTCCTATTCTGACAGCTTTTGGAAGTCCAACGCCTATGTGGCGCAGCTGATGCGGGAGGCTGGCATGAGCGTCACCACCAATCCAGTTGGAAATGTGGTGGGCACTTATCCTGGCAGGTCTCCGACAAAGATTACCATAGGCTCTCACATCGATTCTGTAGTAAATGGCGGGATCTTTGACGGCTGCCTGGGCGTTCTCGCGGGGATCGAAGCGGTCCACACCTTATCTGAAAAGGGGATCGTCCCCGAACACAGCATCGACGTGGTGTCCTTTGCCGAGGAGGAGGGCATTGTGATCACCGGACTGATCGGCAGCCGTGCTTACTGTGGGTTGCCACCCACAGAGCCGGTGCTAGAGAAGATGGGGGAGTTCGGATTTACCCTTCAGGACTTGGCAGAGGCGAAATACACGGGAGACATCGATTACTCCCTTGAGCTGCATATTGAGCAGGGCGGTGTGCTGGAGTCCCAGAAGAAGGATATCGGCGTGGTCCGCTCGATCATTGCCCTCCGGCGCTATATCGTGGAGTTTGCGGGCGTGGCCAATCACGCCGGCACGACGCCCATGACGCTGCGGAATGACGCGTTGGTCAAGGCGGCCAGGTTCATCATGCGGGTCCGCCAGGTGGTCATGGAGACCGACCCCCACATGGTGGGTACGGTAGGGCATCTGGAGGTGCAGCCCAACGCCATGAACGTGGTTCCGGGCCGTGTGGCTTTGACGCTGGAGCTACGGGGACTGCGGGAGGATCTGCTGGAGTCCGTTTATCAGATGCTGATGGAGGAGTTCCGGAAGGACATCGTCTCCTGCCGGCTGACGATGGAACAGCCCTGCTTCCATATGTCGGAAACCGTGCAGCAGAGCGTCCGGAACGCGGCCCAGAAGCTGGGACTTGCGGCGATGACTATGGACAGCGGAGCCGGTCACGACAGCATGAGCCTCTCGCAGGTGACGAGGGTCGGCATGATTTTTGTCCCAAGCGTCAAGGGAATCAGCCACAGCAAAGAGGAGTTCACGACGTGGGACGATGTGACCAATGGAGCAAATGTCCTCTTGCACGCCCTGTGTGACATCGATCGCCTTGAAACACCCGGGAGGTGA
- a CDS encoding sugar ABC transporter substrate-binding protein encodes MKKWFALALAAMMMLATLTGCGGTESGGTQQTQETDQGQSSSETDTVVYPEIPAKTGSLTIGISTNALSNIHNRHMFEGLREEAEGRGHTVVTANANGDPTQQANDIENLVQAGCDVIVVQNADNFSLKNAVQEARMAGIRVICEDTGWIDGIDAMFLLNSIAVQADINMILAAEVGFSGKIITTGHQDNFALRAGSYIHDAFVEEYGFDVVAHVQTTFPGTTEVTYNGVDSALTANPDVVAIFTSQDLEAMGAIQALKEHDLYPQVKCIGVDGEVDILNDIKADGSCIATVVSDLDSANVNVVDACEALMAGEDVAKYHEIPYAVVTKENVDEFLEKATAEAEKYAE; translated from the coding sequence ATGAAAAAATGGTTTGCTCTCGCTCTTGCGGCAATGATGATGCTCGCAACACTGACTGGATGCGGCGGTACCGAAAGCGGAGGCACCCAGCAGACCCAGGAAACAGACCAGGGTCAAAGCTCCTCTGAGACCGACACCGTAGTTTACCCGGAGATTCCTGCGAAGACCGGCAGTCTGACCATTGGTATTTCGACAAACGCGCTCTCCAATATCCACAACCGGCATATGTTTGAGGGACTGAGAGAAGAGGCGGAGGGGCGCGGCCATACTGTCGTCACGGCAAACGCCAATGGTGACCCCACGCAACAGGCCAACGACATTGAAAATCTGGTGCAGGCCGGATGCGATGTCATCGTCGTTCAGAACGCGGACAACTTCTCTCTGAAGAATGCGGTTCAGGAGGCCAGAATGGCAGGCATCCGCGTGATCTGCGAAGACACCGGCTGGATTGACGGCATCGACGCCATGTTCCTGCTGAACAGCATTGCTGTCCAGGCAGACATTAACATGATCCTGGCGGCTGAGGTGGGCTTCAGCGGCAAGATCATCACAACGGGGCATCAGGACAACTTTGCTTTGAGGGCTGGCTCCTACATCCATGACGCATTTGTAGAAGAATATGGATTTGATGTTGTAGCTCATGTACAGACAACCTTCCCTGGTACGACCGAAGTGACTTATAACGGCGTAGACTCTGCGCTGACAGCCAACCCCGATGTGGTTGCGATCTTCACATCTCAGGATCTGGAGGCCATGGGTGCGATCCAGGCTTTGAAGGAGCACGATCTCTATCCTCAGGTAAAGTGCATAGGCGTTGACGGCGAGGTAGACATCCTCAATGATATCAAGGCCGACGGCTCCTGCATTGCCACGGTGGTGTCCGATCTGGACAGCGCCAATGTCAATGTCGTAGATGCCTGTGAGGCGTTGATGGCCGGCGAGGATGTGGCGAAGTACCACGAAATCCCGTACGCCGTCGTCACAAAAGAAAATGTGGATGAGTTCCTGGAGAAGGCTACTGCTGAGGCTGAGAAGTACGCGGAATAA
- a CDS encoding RidA family protein produces the protein MSVYENLKEHGIELPKQLAAAGLYKPVNQAGNLVFISGQGSMVDDTKITGRVGADLSVEEGAAAARICAINTLAALEAYLGDLNRVKRCVKILGFVASTDDFHEQAQVINSASQVFIDAFGEEGRHARSAIGSNALPLGLAVEVESIFEIEEA, from the coding sequence ATGAGCGTGTATGAGAATTTGAAAGAACATGGGATCGAGCTGCCCAAGCAGCTGGCTGCGGCCGGACTCTATAAGCCTGTGAATCAGGCCGGGAATCTGGTGTTCATCTCCGGCCAGGGCAGCATGGTGGATGATACGAAGATCACCGGCCGTGTGGGCGCTGACCTGAGCGTGGAAGAGGGCGCCGCAGCTGCGCGGATCTGCGCGATCAACACACTGGCCGCGCTGGAGGCCTATCTGGGGGATCTGAACAGGGTGAAGCGGTGCGTGAAAATCCTGGGTTTCGTGGCCAGCACAGATGATTTCCATGAGCAGGCGCAGGTCATCAACAGCGCGTCTCAGGTCTTTATAGACGCCTTTGGAGAAGAGGGGCGGCACGCCAGATCCGCCATCGGCTCCAACGCCCTGCCGCTGGGCTTGGCCGTGGAAGTGGAATCCATCTTTGAGATCGAGGAGGCCTGA
- a CDS encoding threonine ammonia-lyase, with amino-acid sequence MLGRDVSPVEIADIFAAEQRLRKVFPPSPLLNMEFLNQQLGAQVWLKAENLLPSGAYKYRGAMNKITSLIERYGKELRIVTASSGNHGMACALAARNLGVQANVVVPVSTPQIKKDSIRALGANLVEVGATYDESFVSACELAEKEHLYYVHPTSDRYTVGGQGTISLEILDQCPQVEQIVVPIGGGGLITGIALTMKTLKPSVKIYGVMPAGSAVYVESRRQGQLVTLDHCSSMADAVVRKTGEEYLYPYIEKYVDDIFTVTEDSIRQAVRTACLYGKLTLEGSGALALAALLEKKCPLSPGTVLICSGGNIDKAVLDLCMQA; translated from the coding sequence ATGCTGGGAAGGGATGTTAGCCCTGTAGAGATCGCGGACATTTTCGCGGCAGAACAGAGACTCCGGAAAGTCTTTCCGCCCTCTCCGCTGCTGAACATGGAATTCCTGAACCAGCAGCTGGGTGCGCAAGTCTGGTTGAAAGCGGAGAACCTTCTGCCGTCGGGGGCCTATAAATACCGCGGCGCCATGAACAAGATCACTTCTCTGATCGAGCGGTACGGCAAGGAGCTTCGGATCGTCACAGCTTCCTCCGGAAATCATGGCATGGCTTGCGCACTGGCCGCCCGGAATCTGGGGGTCCAAGCAAATGTCGTGGTTCCCGTGTCCACGCCCCAGATCAAAAAGGACAGCATCCGCGCACTGGGGGCCAATTTGGTGGAAGTCGGCGCGACATATGACGAGTCCTTCGTCTCTGCCTGTGAACTGGCAGAAAAAGAGCATCTGTACTACGTGCACCCCACCTCTGACCGGTATACTGTGGGCGGCCAGGGGACCATTTCCCTGGAGATTCTGGACCAGTGCCCCCAAGTAGAGCAGATCGTGGTGCCCATCGGGGGCGGCGGCCTCATCACGGGGATCGCTCTGACCATGAAGACGCTGAAGCCCTCCGTCAAGATCTATGGTGTGATGCCGGCAGGGTCGGCTGTCTATGTGGAATCCCGTCGGCAGGGCCAGCTGGTGACGCTGGATCACTGTTCCTCTATGGCGGATGCAGTTGTACGGAAAACCGGCGAGGAATACCTGTATCCTTACATTGAAAAATATGTGGATGACATCTTTACAGTCACGGAGGACAGCATCCGGCAGGCGGTCAGAACAGCGTGCTTGTATGGAAAGCTGACGCTGGAGGGCTCCGGTGCCCTGGCCTTGGCGGCGTTGCTGGAGAAAAAGTGTCCGCTCAGTCCCGGAACGGTTCTGATCTGCTCCGGTGGAAATATCGACAAAGCTGTTTTGGACCTGTGTATGCAGGCTTGA